A genome region from Brassica oleracea var. oleracea cultivar TO1000 chromosome C2, BOL, whole genome shotgun sequence includes the following:
- the LOC106324109 gene encoding transcription elongation factor SPT5-like: protein MIRNKGIPREKIAFRRGKGKNDESSNAGSEAEAREARAASREERAREVEAREAENRAAMTREARAHAREARASEASEVENHEERTREVDETCEVEARDERAHEARLREAKARAEACREETVEEDDVSEDDCSVVGDDDCDGIEDGADEEDEDDQEHDEEEEDVEDEIDEENVDEEAARDEGDESDADSGDDVWDNEKIPDPLSSDDDEDEEEQISSDHEDPDKLLALGKTFNSAEDFKLAVLRYSLKTRYGIKLYRSQAMRIGAKCSDTDVPCGWRIYCFYEKRKHKMQVKIYINEHTCVRSGYSKMLKRSTIAWLFVERLRLNPKLTKQEIASEILREYNLVVSDEQCGKAKTKVVRERKASHEAHFARIWDYQAEVLQTNKGTKFEIETISGPTVGSKQRFYRLFICFNSQREFWKQTCRPIIGLDGAFLKLDIKGHLLAAVGRDEDNRIVPIAWAVVEIESDDNWDWFVKRLSNTLGLDDGRNVAIISDKQKGLVKAIHNVLPSAEGRT from the exons ATGATAAGAAACAAGGGAATTCCAAGAGAAAAGATAGCATTTCGAAGAGGAAAGGGGAAGAATGATGAATCCTCGAATGCCGGAAGTGAAGCAGAAGCTCGTGAGGCCAGAGCAGCTTCTCGCGAAGAAAGGGCTCGTGAGGTAGAGGCTCGTGAAGCAGAGAATCGTGCAGCAATGACTCGTGAAGCAAGAGCACATGCTCGTGAAGCAAGGGCTT CAGAGGCGAGCGAAGTAGAGAATCATGAAGAAAGGACTCGTGAAGTAGATGAGACTTGTGAAGTAGAGGCAAGAGACGAAAGGGCTCATGAAGCTAGGCTTCGTGAAGCTAAGGCTCGAGCAGAGGCTTGTAGAGAAGAGACCGTTGAAGAAGATGATGTAAGTGAAGACGATTGTTCTGTTGTTGGTGATGATGATTGTGATGGTATTGAAGATGGCGCTGATGAAGAGGATGAAGATGACCAAGAACATGATGAGGAAGAGGAAGATGTAGAAGATGAGATTGATGAAGAAAACGTGGATGAAGAAGCTGCGAGAGATGAAGGAGATGAAAGTGATGCTGACAGTGGAGATGATGTATGGGACAATGAGAAGATTCCCGATCCTTTGTCTTCTGATGATGATGAAGATGAGGAAGAGCAAATTAGTAGCGACCATGAAGATCCGGACAAACTATTAGCTTTGGGAAAAACATTTAACTCTGCAGAAGATTTCAAACTTGCTGTTCTGAGGTATTCTCTAAAAACCAGATACGGCATAAAGCTTTACAGGTCGCAAGCAATGAGGATTGGTGCTAAGTGTTCAGATACTGATGTTCCTTGTGGCTGGAGGATTTATTGTTTTTATGAGAAGAGAAAACATAAGATGCAAGTGAAAATTTATATCAATGAGCATACCTGTGTCAGATCGGGTTATTCGAAGATGCTGAAGCGATCGACGATAGCATGGCTCTTTGTAGAAAGGTTGAGACTGAATCCCAAACTGACAAAGCAAGAGATAGCTTCAGAGATTTTGAGAGAATACAATCTGGTTGTAAGCGATGAGCAATGTGGTAAGGCGAAGACAAAGGTTGTGAGAGAAAGGAAAGCAAGTCATGAAGCTCATTTTGCTCGGATTTGGGATTATCAAGCTGAGGTACTCCAAACTAACAAAGGCACCAAATTTGAGATTGAGACAATCTCTGGACCGACTGTTGGAAGCAAACAAAGGTTCTATCGTCTTTTTATTTGTTTCAATTCACAAAGAGAATTTTGGAAGCAAACATGTCGACCCATCATAGGTTTAGATGGCGCTTTTCTTAAGTTGGACATTAAGGGTCATCTTTTAGCTGCAGTAGGTAGGGATGAAGACAATAGGATAGTTCCTATTGCATGGGCAGTAGTTGAGATTGAAAGCGACGATAACTGGGACTGGTTTGTCAAACGTCTCTCTAATACTTTGGGTCTCGATGATGGAAGAAATGTAGCAATAATTTCAGATAAACAGAAA GGTTTAGTTAAAGCGATTCACAACGTGCTACCAAGCGCTGAGGGTAGAACCTAA